One segment of Nostoc flagelliforme CCNUN1 DNA contains the following:
- a CDS encoding restriction endonuclease subunit S, translating into MRYPLAKIGDFAKVKGGKRLPKGHDFSSQPTLYPYIRARDIKNGSIEIIEPVFLFEETYNILKRYTVDAGDVCITIVGANIGDIGVIPENVDGANLTENAAKGVELKGVYSKFLKYIKNSQKTPRSYIRFLFGKNEII; encoded by the coding sequence ATGAGATATCCGTTAGCGAAAATTGGTGATTTTGCCAAAGTTAAGGGTGGTAAACGTCTTCCAAAAGGACATGATTTTTCCTCTCAGCCCACTCTATATCCATATATAAGAGCGCGTGATATAAAAAATGGGTCAATTGAAATTATTGAACCAGTGTTTTTGTTTGAAGAAACTTATAATATTCTCAAACGTTACACAGTAGATGCTGGTGATGTTTGTATAACTATTGTTGGCGCTAATATAGGAGATATAGGAGTTATTCCTGAAAATGTTGACGGTGCTAATCTAACAGAAAATGCAGCAAAGGGAGTTGAGCTAAAAGGAGTATATTCAAAGTTTTTAAAATACATTAAAAATTCACAAAAGACACCCAGAAGTTATATTCGCTTCCTATTTGGTAAGAATGAGATTATTTGA